One Echinicola strongylocentroti DNA window includes the following coding sequences:
- the recF gene encoding DNA replication/repair protein RecF (All proteins in this family for which functions are known are DNA-binding proteins that assist the filamentation of RecA onto DNA for the initiation of recombination or recombinational repair.): MHLKHLQLIQFKNYEKAQVAFSGEINCFLGINGSGKTNLLDAIHYLSLTKSAFNSVDMQNIQHDQSFFSMKGHFEKAGKTVEIQCILEAKKKKQVLNNGKAYDKMSEHVGLLPVVMIAPDDTTLIKEGSEERRKFFDSLLSQLDKNYLLQLMRYQHFLKQRNALIKQFAEQDRMDKSLLEPYDLELIGLSKWLFQEREAFIDRFKPFLLHHYEEISGNREQVAIRYESQVRQSDFENHFHNCLKKDLLLKRTNAGIHKDDFVFTIDGYPLKKFGSQGQQKSFLIALKLAQFQVFKEETGTKPLLLLDDIFDKLDDFRIGKMMDLVADHAFGQLFITDARPERTKKIMQDINADIAYFHIEEGNVSRLKDE, translated from the coding sequence ATGCATTTAAAGCACCTTCAATTGATCCAATTCAAAAATTATGAAAAGGCTCAGGTGGCTTTCAGTGGAGAAATCAATTGCTTTCTAGGCATCAATGGCAGTGGCAAAACCAATCTGTTGGATGCGATACACTACCTTTCCCTCACCAAAAGTGCCTTTAATTCAGTGGACATGCAAAACATCCAGCATGACCAATCTTTTTTTTCGATGAAAGGCCATTTTGAAAAAGCAGGAAAAACGGTAGAAATCCAATGTATCCTCGAAGCCAAAAAGAAAAAACAGGTGCTTAATAATGGTAAGGCATATGACAAAATGAGCGAGCACGTTGGCCTTTTGCCTGTAGTGATGATCGCTCCGGATGACACTACACTTATCAAGGAAGGTAGTGAGGAGCGTCGCAAATTCTTTGACAGTTTACTTTCCCAACTCGATAAAAATTATCTCCTACAGCTGATGCGCTATCAGCACTTTCTTAAGCAACGTAATGCTTTGATCAAACAATTTGCAGAACAAGATCGGATGGACAAAAGTCTTTTGGAACCCTACGATCTAGAGCTCATTGGGCTAAGCAAATGGCTCTTCCAAGAGCGGGAAGCGTTCATTGATCGCTTCAAGCCTTTTTTACTCCACCACTATGAAGAAATCTCGGGCAATCGGGAGCAAGTAGCGATCCGCTATGAAAGCCAGGTCCGTCAATCAGACTTTGAAAACCACTTCCACAACTGTTTAAAAAAAGACCTCCTACTAAAACGTACCAATGCGGGTATTCATAAGGATGATTTTGTGTTCACCATTGACGGCTATCCTCTTAAGAAATTTGGCTCCCAAGGCCAGCAAAAGTCCTTTCTGATCGCGCTCAAGCTTGCGCAGTTTCAGGTTTTTAAGGAGGAGACGGGGACCAAGCCTCTGCTATTGCTGGATGATATTTTTGATAAGCTGGATGATTTTCGGATTGGCAAGATGATGGACCTGGTAGCCGATCATGCGTTTGGCCAACTATTCATAACAGATGCCCGTCCCGAGCGTACCAAAAAAATCATGCAAGATATCAATGCAGACATTGCCTACTTCCACATCGAAGAAGGCAATGTCAGCAGATTAAAGGATGAATGA
- the nadC gene encoding carboxylating nicotinate-nucleotide diphosphorylase has product MKENYLTRENLEAFIQSAFKEDVGEGDHSTLAAIPRGKEGSAQLLIKENGIIAGLELAELIFHSYDKELEVHRLLEDGQEVKSGDIGLTVSGNAASILTTERLVLNCMQRMSGIATKTNKLTQLISHTNAKLLDTRKTTPNFRMLEKWAVAIGGGENHRFALYDMVMLKDNHIDFAGGIESAISATKKYLKENLLDLKIEIETRNLEEVKEVVSLGGVDVIMLDNMDYDMMREAVRIIDGKMLTEASGGITEDTLVDVAECGVDYISVGALTHHVKSMDISLKAY; this is encoded by the coding sequence GTGAAAGAAAACTACCTAACACGAGAAAATCTAGAGGCTTTTATCCAGTCAGCCTTTAAGGAAGATGTGGGAGAGGGAGACCATTCTACCCTAGCGGCCATTCCCAGAGGAAAGGAAGGCAGTGCACAATTACTCATCAAAGAAAATGGTATCATTGCCGGTTTGGAATTGGCTGAACTCATCTTTCATTCGTATGACAAGGAGCTGGAAGTGCACAGGCTGTTGGAAGATGGTCAGGAAGTAAAAAGCGGGGATATTGGGCTCACGGTGTCAGGGAATGCTGCTTCCATCCTTACGACCGAAAGGCTTGTTCTGAACTGTATGCAGCGCATGAGCGGTATCGCTACCAAGACGAACAAGTTGACACAGCTCATTTCCCATACCAATGCCAAGCTGTTGGACACGCGAAAGACGACGCCAAACTTCCGTATGCTTGAAAAATGGGCCGTGGCGATAGGCGGAGGCGAAAACCATCGCTTCGCACTCTATGATATGGTCATGCTCAAGGATAACCATATTGATTTTGCCGGAGGTATTGAGTCCGCTATATCAGCCACTAAAAAATACCTTAAAGAAAACCTGCTCGACCTTAAAATCGAGATAGAAACAAGAAATCTTGAGGAAGTAAAAGAAGTAGTCTCCTTAGGAGGGGTGGACGTTATCATGCTGGACAATATGGACTATGATATGATGCGGGAGGCAGTAAGGATCATTGACGGAAAAATGCTGACAGAAGCTTCAGGTGGCATTACCGAAGATACACTTGTTGACGTGGCCGAGTGCGGTGTTGATTATATTTCGGTAGGAGCCCTGACCCACCATGTCAAAAGCATGGACATAAGCCTTAAGGCGTATTGA
- a CDS encoding DUF4783 domain-containing protein, with product MKQLLTKTFCLLVVGMILCGSSAWAQRQDAEEIAISIKAGSSKDLAVYFDRNVELSINGNEGDYSKNQAELVIRDFFKKFPPSDFDIVHKGSSGSQIEYFIGTYDTTGTKFRILIKCKKEGGGSSIYSMDITKE from the coding sequence ATGAAACAATTATTGACTAAAACCTTCTGTTTACTAGTAGTTGGAATGATCCTTTGTGGCTCTTCGGCATGGGCACAGCGTCAAGATGCTGAGGAAATAGCGATTTCTATCAAAGCTGGCTCCAGCAAAGACTTGGCTGTCTACTTCGACAGGAATGTTGAGCTTAGTATTAATGGAAATGAAGGTGATTATTCTAAAAACCAAGCAGAGTTGGTCATAAGGGATTTTTTCAAGAAATTTCCTCCTAGTGATTTTGATATTGTACACAAAGGTTCGTCCGGGAGCCAGATAGAATATTTTATCGGTACTTATGATACTACTGGTACAAAATTCCGTATTTTGATAAAGTGTAAAAAGGAAGGCGGCGGCAGCTCTATTTACTCAATGGACATCACGAAGGAGTAA
- a CDS encoding DUF6787 family protein: MNEKGFLKRLQQKWQLKSIWQVLLVLLAFACTGFTVLFIKQPIFDLLGVDMSSGGFWKTVLYLLLILPLYQIMLLAYGFLFGQFSFFWEKEKKFFKRIGALFIRKGK; encoded by the coding sequence ATGAATGAAAAAGGCTTCCTGAAAAGACTCCAACAAAAATGGCAACTCAAGAGCATCTGGCAAGTTCTACTGGTGCTTTTGGCATTTGCCTGTACGGGATTTACGGTGCTGTTTATCAAGCAGCCGATTTTCGATTTATTGGGAGTGGATATGTCCTCAGGAGGCTTTTGGAAAACGGTATTGTACCTGCTGCTTATCTTACCACTTTACCAGATCATGTTGCTGGCCTATGGTTTTCTGTTTGGCCAGTTTTCTTTTTTCTGGGAGAAGGAGAAAAAATTCTTCAAAAGAATTGGTGCATTGTTCATCCGAAAAGGTAAATAG
- a CDS encoding LytR/AlgR family response regulator transcription factor — protein MKVEKQFIQCLVVHKPDEGYRLSHQIHQVCEDAKTVAVLPSWDEAIQYLAENGKADVIFGSYELTDLHPSVFDKMNKFIPVVFTSSKPFVTEKAFALNCLDFINDNCSDERLTKTFQKFKLLYPKENNKEAKEKNVSADVGQSKKTRFLVKSGEQLFQKNQEDVAFFLADGGQTYLVEMISGEHYLVSNKLMDLEEQLDPSQFFRINRSIIINVKAIGAIKKHLNSRLKITPKVDFNDEIIVSREKVSKFKKWVNQ, from the coding sequence ATGAAAGTCGAAAAGCAATTTATACAATGTCTGGTCGTTCACAAACCTGATGAGGGCTACCGGTTGAGTCACCAGATTCACCAAGTATGTGAGGATGCCAAAACTGTGGCCGTTTTGCCCTCTTGGGATGAAGCAATCCAGTATCTCGCAGAGAACGGAAAAGCAGATGTAATTTTTGGAAGCTATGAGCTGACCGATCTCCACCCTTCTGTTTTTGACAAAATGAACAAATTTATCCCTGTGGTGTTTACTTCTTCCAAGCCTTTCGTAACAGAGAAAGCCTTTGCACTCAATTGTCTTGATTTTATCAATGATAATTGCTCAGACGAGCGACTGACCAAGACCTTCCAAAAGTTCAAATTACTTTATCCCAAAGAAAATAATAAGGAAGCCAAGGAAAAGAACGTATCCGCTGATGTTGGTCAATCAAAGAAAACAAGGTTTTTGGTTAAATCCGGTGAACAGCTTTTCCAAAAAAACCAAGAGGATGTAGCCTTCTTTTTGGCTGATGGAGGGCAGACCTACTTAGTGGAAATGATAAGTGGTGAACATTATTTGGTAAGCAACAAACTGATGGACTTGGAAGAACAACTCGATCCCAGCCAGTTTTTTAGAATCAACCGTAGTATCATCATCAACGTAAAAGCCATCGGAGCCATCAAAAAACACCTGAATAGCCGGCTCAAAATAACGCCCAAAGTAGATTTTAACGACGAGATCATCGTCAGCCGCGAGAAGGTAAGTAAGTTCAAAAAATGGGTAAATCAGTAA
- a CDS encoding ABC transporter ATP-binding protein, giving the protein MAKKKKALEEHEKRKLNKKNLSKLIGIFNFVLPYKGIFTVGLIFLLFSSLTLLAFPYVAGKLIDVAQGKEWMFSDINTIALVLVGILFVQSVFSFFRVWLFALVSERSMRDIRLSLYDRLVHLPMSFFDRRRTGELISRITSDVSLLQDTFSVTLAELFRQIITLLAGTVFLFVTTPRLTLFMLATFPVLVIIAMVFGKFIRKLSKETQDELASANVIVEETLQSISTVKSFAGEAYEAARYEKGLNRVVKVALKAAGFRGAFISFIIFALFGGIVAVMWYGAMMVSTGAMSIGDLVSFVLYTTFIGGSIAGLGDIYGQVQKAIGSSERVLEILDESPEESLADYQEVAIKGDVAFNDVSFNYPTRPEADVLKHVNLSIKSGDKIALAGHSGAGKSTIIQLLMKFYSISFGEITIDGKPIKNWNLKQLRSNIGIVPQEVLLFGGSIRENIAYAKPTASEEEIIEAAQKANAWQFIGKFPEGLDTLVGERGIKLSGGQRQRIAIARAILKNPSILILDEATSSLDAESEALVQEALDELMKNRTTIVIAHRLATIRKVDRIYVMKDGAIVEEGSHDDLAAQEGGFYANLVKLQFAE; this is encoded by the coding sequence ATGGCAAAGAAGAAAAAAGCACTGGAAGAACACGAAAAGAGGAAGCTGAACAAGAAAAACCTCAGTAAGCTGATTGGCATTTTTAATTTTGTCTTGCCGTACAAAGGAATTTTCACGGTAGGATTGATCTTCCTGTTGTTTTCGAGCCTTACACTATTGGCCTTTCCGTATGTCGCCGGTAAGCTTATCGACGTGGCCCAGGGCAAGGAATGGATGTTTTCGGATATCAACACCATCGCCTTGGTGCTTGTCGGAATCCTATTCGTACAGAGTGTATTCTCCTTTTTCAGGGTTTGGCTGTTTGCCTTGGTAAGTGAGCGGTCCATGCGCGATATCCGCCTTTCGCTTTACGATAGATTGGTCCACCTGCCGATGAGCTTCTTTGACAGACGGCGCACAGGTGAACTCATCAGTAGGATTACCTCTGATGTCAGTTTGCTGCAGGATACATTTTCCGTCACCTTGGCGGAGCTCTTTAGGCAGATCATTACTTTATTGGCGGGTACAGTTTTCCTCTTTGTGACCACTCCACGGTTGACGCTGTTTATGCTGGCCACTTTCCCGGTTTTGGTGATCATCGCCATGGTTTTTGGTAAATTTATCCGAAAACTCTCCAAAGAAACCCAAGATGAACTGGCCTCTGCCAATGTCATCGTAGAAGAAACCTTACAATCCATCAGCACCGTAAAGTCCTTTGCCGGGGAAGCCTATGAAGCGGCACGTTACGAAAAAGGACTGAACAGAGTGGTGAAAGTAGCACTGAAAGCGGCCGGATTTAGAGGTGCTTTTATTTCCTTCATCATCTTTGCCTTGTTTGGAGGGATCGTGGCTGTCATGTGGTACGGTGCCATGATGGTAAGCACTGGCGCAATGAGCATTGGTGACTTGGTGTCCTTTGTGCTGTACACGACTTTTATTGGAGGCTCTATTGCTGGATTGGGCGATATTTATGGGCAAGTACAAAAGGCCATCGGCTCGTCAGAACGCGTGCTGGAGATCTTGGACGAAAGCCCAGAAGAATCCTTGGCGGACTATCAGGAAGTGGCGATCAAAGGTGATGTTGCTTTCAATGATGTCAGCTTTAACTACCCCACCAGACCCGAAGCGGATGTGCTGAAGCATGTCAACTTATCCATTAAGTCTGGCGATAAGATCGCTTTGGCTGGTCATTCGGGTGCAGGGAAATCCACTATCATCCAGCTCTTGATGAAGTTTTACTCGATCAGTTTCGGCGAAATCACCATTGACGGCAAACCGATCAAAAACTGGAACCTCAAGCAACTTCGCTCCAATATTGGGATCGTTCCCCAAGAAGTGTTGCTCTTTGGGGGAAGTATCCGGGAAAACATCGCTTACGCCAAACCAACTGCCTCTGAAGAAGAAATCATTGAAGCCGCCCAAAAGGCCAATGCATGGCAGTTTATCGGTAAATTCCCCGAAGGCTTGGACACCTTGGTCGGCGAGCGGGGCATCAAACTCTCAGGTGGCCAACGACAGCGTATCGCCATTGCCCGGGCCATTCTGAAAAACCCGTCCATCTTGATACTCGATGAAGCCACCTCCTCCTTGGATGCCGAGTCAGAGGCTTTGGTGCAGGAAGCCTTGGACGAATTGATGAAAAACCGTACGACGATTGTCATTGCCCACCGATTGGCCACTATACGTAAAGTGGACCGGATCTATGTCATGAAGGATGGAGCAATCGTAGAAGAAGGTAGCCATGATGATTTGGCCGCACAGGAAGGCGGATTTTATGCCAATTTGGTGAAGTTGCAGTTTGCTGAATAA